One part of the Cyclobacteriaceae bacterium genome encodes these proteins:
- the arfB gene encoding aminoacyl-tRNA hydrolase, giving the protein MNVRPTIAEIQNELIFTTSRSSGPGGQNVNKVNSKVTLKWSVQQSNTLSDEQREILLVKLKTYLTKDGVLLLTAQEKRSQLQNKEEALQKLDQLLKKAFSIRKARKATKPSKTAIQKRIQEKKQRGEKKQWRKKIE; this is encoded by the coding sequence GTGAATGTAAGACCAACAATTGCTGAAATACAAAACGAACTGATTTTTACAACCTCTCGCAGCAGCGGACCTGGCGGGCAAAATGTAAATAAAGTAAACAGTAAGGTTACCCTAAAGTGGAGCGTTCAGCAATCGAACACGCTATCGGATGAGCAGCGTGAAATTTTGCTGGTTAAGCTGAAAACCTACCTGACAAAAGATGGCGTACTTTTATTAACTGCCCAGGAGAAGCGTTCCCAACTTCAAAACAAAGAGGAGGCTCTTCAGAAATTGGATCAACTGCTAAAGAAGGCTTTTTCAATACGAAAAGCACGCAAGGCTACTAAACCTTCCAAAACGGCTATTCAAAAGCGCATTCAGGAAAAGAAACAACGGGGTGAGAAAAAGCAGTGGCGAAAGAAAATTGAATAA
- a CDS encoding MASE1 domain-containing protein, with product MEKSIIRSVDFSILVVALFYYLSAEIGFFLAFEHTSSLPLWPPAGVALALVILYGRKVWPGIAIGSLIIIVKSAWFGSIDSVQLLMMVVSIITSSVILEALAGEVLFKKLVKSSFPFAKAIHAFNFVFIALIISWISTGGSLLALGFADVLGSAEWVNATFTLWTRNVVGILLFAPILLSVSTIQLKKPELLKLGEGLLFIAGVTGVYMLLQLEALKHVAPFAMAFVAIPFMLWLAFRFKGFVAILGYMTVALTAIYVTSKQTGPFYLPELTGDSILLVQVYVFVISVSTLVLSSAVHERQQAQEDLKKFNENLEVMVHERTKELEEEIQNRKSAQQKLQFTNEELIKRNTELDNFVYSVSHDLRAPIASILGLINLAKSDKGQNLKTMYLDMMEKSARQQDYFIKEILDQSRNARLEVKREPVHFESLIEEAFEQLDYSNLNGKTVEKVISVDQQKPFYCDKWRLKIILNNVISNAIRYKNGKDPVIKINARITNDKVNLSIQDNGKGIEKKHLSNLGKMFYRATDEGAGSGLGLYIVKETLQKLHGSMAIESQEGHGTTVKFEIPEVLA from the coding sequence ATGGAAAAGAGCATCATTCGGTCGGTTGATTTCAGCATTCTGGTAGTTGCCTTGTTTTACTACCTATCCGCTGAAATTGGTTTTTTTCTTGCCTTTGAGCATACCAGTTCGTTGCCGCTGTGGCCACCTGCTGGCGTTGCCCTGGCGTTGGTCATTCTTTATGGGCGCAAAGTATGGCCTGGCATTGCCATAGGCTCGTTGATAATTATTGTTAAGAGTGCCTGGTTTGGTTCTATTGATTCCGTGCAGTTGCTAATGATGGTGGTCTCTATTATCACCTCGTCAGTTATTCTTGAGGCATTAGCCGGTGAAGTTCTTTTTAAGAAGCTTGTCAAAAGTTCTTTTCCATTTGCCAAGGCCATTCATGCTTTTAATTTTGTTTTTATTGCGCTGATCATTTCATGGATTAGTACAGGCGGGAGTTTACTCGCGCTTGGTTTTGCTGATGTGTTGGGATCGGCAGAATGGGTTAACGCTACCTTTACATTATGGACCCGAAATGTGGTTGGTATTTTATTGTTTGCTCCTATACTGCTTTCTGTTTCTACGATACAACTAAAAAAACCTGAGCTTCTGAAGTTAGGTGAGGGATTATTGTTCATAGCAGGAGTTACAGGTGTTTACATGTTGCTACAACTTGAAGCCCTGAAACATGTAGCACCATTTGCCATGGCTTTTGTAGCTATTCCGTTTATGTTATGGCTGGCTTTTCGATTTAAAGGTTTTGTTGCCATTCTTGGGTACATGACAGTTGCGTTAACGGCCATTTATGTTACCAGTAAACAAACCGGCCCATTTTATTTACCCGAGCTAACAGGTGATTCTATTTTACTCGTGCAGGTTTATGTGTTCGTTATTTCCGTGTCAACACTTGTTTTGTCATCGGCTGTTCATGAGCGGCAACAAGCACAGGAAGACTTAAAAAAGTTTAATGAGAATCTGGAAGTAATGGTTCATGAGCGTACGAAAGAACTGGAAGAAGAAATTCAAAATAGAAAATCGGCTCAGCAAAAATTGCAATTCACCAATGAAGAGTTGATTAAGCGAAATACAGAACTGGATAATTTTGTTTATAGCGTTTCGCACGATTTACGTGCACCTATTGCCTCTATTTTAGGGCTTATTAACCTGGCGAAATCGGATAAGGGGCAAAACCTCAAAACCATGTATTTGGATATGATGGAGAAAAGTGCCAGGCAGCAAGATTATTTTATTAAAGAAATCTTAGATCAATCGCGAAATGCCCGACTGGAGGTTAAGCGTGAACCGGTTCACTTTGAGTCACTGATTGAAGAAGCTTTCGAACAGTTGGATTACTCAAACCTTAATGGCAAAACAGTAGAGAAAGTTATTTCGGTTGATCAGCAAAAGCCTTTTTATTGCGATAAGTGGAGGCTTAAAATAATTTTGAACAACGTAATCTCAAACGCCATCCGTTATAAAAACGGAAAGGATCCGGTAATAAAAATAAATGCCCGCATCACTAACGATAAGGTAAACCTTAGCATTCAGGATAACGGCAAGGGGATAGAGAAAAAGCATCTATCCAACCTCGGTAAAATGTTCTATCGTGCTACCGATGAAGGTGCGGGCTCAGGACTGGGCTTGTACATTGTTAAGGAGACACTGCAAAAACTTCATGGTTCAATGGCCATCGAATCACAAGAGGGTCATGGAACTACCGTGAAATTTGAAATTCCTGAAGTACTTGCTTAA
- a CDS encoding CBS domain-containing protein, with amino-acid sequence MNFKPAMKSKEEMAAGQPKYESVTQYMVNAGSLITFSPDQTIQEVIDIIINKGISGAPVLDKDRKLVGIISEKDCLRIIVDQAYHNLPTSDRKVSDYMTAKVKTLSSTSDVVEAANEFLNSPIRRLPIVDNGVLIGQVSRRDILKAAKNISQTTW; translated from the coding sequence ATGAATTTTAAACCGGCAATGAAATCGAAGGAAGAAATGGCTGCGGGACAGCCCAAGTATGAATCGGTAACCCAGTACATGGTAAACGCTGGAAGCTTAATAACCTTCTCACCTGACCAAACCATCCAGGAAGTAATTGATATCATCATTAATAAAGGCATATCCGGTGCTCCAGTGCTGGATAAAGATCGCAAACTTGTGGGTATTATTTCAGAGAAAGATTGCCTGCGGATTATCGTTGATCAGGCCTACCATAACCTGCCCACTTCCGACCGCAAGGTTTCGGATTACATGACAGCAAAAGTGAAAACACTATCATCCACCAGCGATGTGGTTGAAGCCGCCAATGAATTTTTGAACAGCCCGATTCGCAGATTACCCATTGTGGATAATGGTGTGCTGATAGGGCAAGTAAGCCGCAGGGATATTTTAAAAGCTGCTAAAAATATTAGCCAGACTACCTGGTGA
- a CDS encoding SDR family NAD(P)-dependent oxidoreductase produces MLILTKQFPHKRAFITGAASGLGKALSLHLAVDGWTIGISDVNIEALKATHHEIEQAGGKAISFQLDVSDKVAYKKVADDFLKQTGGIDLLVNNAGVGDGGKFEEYSLDNWEWMVRINQFGVIYGCHHFIPTFKKQQSGQIMNIASIAGVSCAPQMGAYNMTKAAVIAMSETLYGELMDDNIRVSCVMPSYFKTNIAKGVRGGDRIKKITQTFIERSGFQATEIAQEILVRAGKGELYIILPKAARKIWMMKRLMPTRLRRIVKEKYMQAIGRIR; encoded by the coding sequence ATGTTAATATTAACCAAACAATTCCCACACAAGCGCGCCTTTATTACCGGTGCGGCTTCCGGATTAGGCAAAGCACTGAGTCTTCATCTGGCAGTCGATGGCTGGACAATTGGGATCAGTGATGTAAATATCGAAGCACTAAAGGCTACGCATCATGAAATTGAACAAGCGGGCGGCAAAGCGATTTCCTTTCAACTTGATGTATCCGATAAAGTAGCATACAAAAAAGTTGCTGATGATTTTTTAAAGCAAACCGGAGGAATAGATTTACTCGTGAACAATGCCGGTGTGGGCGATGGCGGAAAGTTTGAAGAGTATTCCCTTGATAACTGGGAGTGGATGGTTCGGATTAATCAGTTTGGTGTTATATACGGCTGCCATCACTTCATTCCCACCTTTAAAAAACAGCAATCGGGGCAGATCATGAACATTGCCAGCATTGCCGGTGTAAGTTGTGCCCCACAAATGGGCGCCTACAACATGACTAAGGCTGCCGTTATCGCTATGAGCGAAACACTGTATGGTGAATTAATGGACGATAATATTCGCGTATCATGCGTTATGCCCTCGTATTTCAAAACGAACATCGCTAAGGGTGTGCGCGGAGGTGACCGGATTAAAAAAATTACGCAAACATTCATTGAACGCTCAGGATTTCAGGCAACAGAAATTGCACAGGAAATTTTAGTTCGTGCCGGAAAGGGAGAACTCTATATTATCTTACCAAAAGCGGCACGCAAAATATGGATGATGAAGAGACTTATGCCAACCCGGTTGAGAAGGATAGTAAAAGAAAAGTATATGCAAGCGATTGGGAGGATTCGGTAA
- a CDS encoding phosphotransferase family protein encodes MEQLTPDQPVTGREHEMPDVRKLNTYLKSIAPHFGEVLEIKQFPSGYSNLTFCLKTATQEYILRRPPLGANIKSAHDMGREFVVLTRLKVHFGKIPSPIIHCEDESVIGAPFYIMQRLHGIILRASHAQQLKLSPEILKSISEALVDTLVELHAIDIYKTGLDQLGKPEGYVQRQVEGWSKRYYAAETDSIDHMNQLADWLKQQQPSPQQPAFLHNDFKYDNVILDPDNLSKIIGVLDWEMATVGDPLMDLGASLAYWSEAGDNPVLQSFNLTALPGNLTRQEVAARYATKSGRDVSGIHFYYVFGLFKNAVIAQQIYARWKQGFSKDPRFGGLIHVIKALAKQGVESVTTQKI; translated from the coding sequence ATGGAACAACTGACACCAGACCAACCCGTTACCGGGCGTGAACATGAGATGCCGGATGTACGCAAGTTGAATACTTATCTCAAAAGTATAGCACCTCATTTCGGTGAAGTGCTGGAGATCAAACAATTTCCAAGCGGATATTCCAACCTCACCTTCTGTTTAAAAACAGCAACGCAGGAATATATCTTACGCAGACCACCACTTGGTGCTAATATTAAATCCGCACACGATATGGGTCGTGAGTTTGTGGTGCTTACGCGATTAAAGGTGCATTTCGGAAAAATTCCATCACCCATTATCCATTGTGAAGATGAATCGGTGATTGGTGCTCCGTTTTACATCATGCAGCGGTTGCACGGCATCATTCTGCGGGCCAGCCATGCGCAACAACTCAAGCTTTCACCAGAAATTCTCAAATCCATTTCAGAAGCATTGGTGGATACATTGGTGGAACTTCACGCCATTGATATTTACAAAACCGGGTTAGATCAACTCGGCAAACCGGAAGGCTATGTGCAACGACAGGTGGAAGGCTGGAGTAAGCGTTACTATGCAGCCGAAACGGATTCAATTGACCACATGAATCAACTGGCAGATTGGCTGAAGCAACAACAACCTTCACCACAACAGCCCGCATTCCTCCACAACGATTTTAAATACGACAATGTTATTCTTGATCCCGATAACCTGAGCAAAATTATCGGTGTACTCGATTGGGAGATGGCCACCGTGGGCGATCCGCTTATGGACCTTGGTGCAAGTTTAGCCTATTGGAGTGAAGCCGGTGACAATCCGGTGTTGCAAAGTTTTAATCTTACGGCACTACCGGGAAATTTAACACGACAAGAAGTGGCCGCCCGATACGCCACAAAAAGTGGTCGTGATGTTTCGGGTATTCATTTTTATTATGTGTTCGGATTATTCAAGAATGCGGTAATTGCACAACAGATTTATGCGCGTTGGAAACAAGGCTTTTCAAAAGACCCGCGCTTTGGCGGACTGATCCACGTGATCAAAGCGTTGGCCAAACAAGGTGTGGAATCAGTGACTACTCAGAAAATATAA
- a CDS encoding acyl-CoA dehydrogenase family protein has translation MHFFQTDKTKHFIPQYKQFLEEHLYPMELDVLTKPFRQSLPKLQALRTKAKTLGLFNPHLAEKDGGLGLTLVEFAQVSELLGTSPLGHYIFNCNAPDIGNMELMHEFASDALKEKYLKPLQRGEIRSCFAMTEPEFAGSNPVNMGTTAKRVDNNYVINGHKWFTSSADGAAFTIVMAVTDPDNKNPYERASMILVPLPHKGVELVRNIPVMGDAGEDYLSHAELKFTNCTVPVTNRIGEEGKGFVLAQARLGPGRIHHCMRWIGICEHAFDMLCKRAATRQLDEHKMLGHQQVIQHWIAECRANITAARLMVLHTAHAMEAQGAKAVKEEISTIKFFVANVLIDVLDKAIQVHGALGITDDTLLSFWYRHERAARIYDGPDEVHKSALAKSILKQYGLKF, from the coding sequence ATGCACTTTTTCCAAACCGATAAAACCAAGCATTTCATTCCTCAATACAAACAATTCCTGGAAGAACACCTTTACCCGATGGAATTGGATGTACTGACAAAACCCTTTCGCCAATCGCTACCAAAACTCCAAGCGCTTCGAACAAAAGCAAAAACTTTAGGATTGTTCAATCCGCATCTTGCAGAAAAAGACGGTGGCCTTGGACTCACTCTGGTTGAGTTTGCTCAAGTAAGTGAATTGCTGGGCACATCACCACTCGGTCATTATATTTTTAACTGCAACGCACCGGATATTGGTAACATGGAGCTGATGCATGAATTTGCTTCGGATGCATTAAAAGAAAAATACCTTAAGCCTTTGCAACGTGGTGAAATCCGCTCATGCTTTGCCATGACCGAACCTGAATTTGCCGGATCAAATCCGGTGAACATGGGCACAACAGCCAAACGGGTTGACAATAACTATGTTATCAATGGTCATAAATGGTTTACCTCCAGTGCCGATGGTGCAGCCTTTACCATAGTGATGGCAGTGACTGACCCGGACAATAAAAATCCATATGAGCGTGCCAGCATGATTTTGGTGCCGTTACCACATAAAGGCGTTGAATTGGTTCGAAATATTCCGGTGATGGGCGATGCCGGTGAAGATTACCTTAGTCATGCCGAATTGAAATTCACCAACTGCACGGTACCCGTTACCAATCGCATAGGTGAGGAAGGAAAAGGTTTTGTGTTAGCCCAGGCTCGCCTCGGGCCGGGCCGCATTCATCATTGCATGCGGTGGATCGGCATCTGCGAACATGCATTCGATATGTTGTGCAAGCGTGCCGCCACCCGACAACTCGATGAACACAAAATGCTCGGTCATCAGCAGGTAATACAACACTGGATTGCCGAATGTCGTGCTAACATTACGGCAGCGCGCCTGATGGTGCTGCACACGGCACATGCCATGGAAGCACAAGGTGCAAAAGCCGTAAAAGAGGAAATTTCTACCATCAAATTTTTTGTTGCAAATGTATTGATTGACGTGCTCGACAAAGCCATACAAGTACACGGAGCATTGGGCATCACCGATGATACACTCCTCTCCTTCTGGTATCGTCATGAACGAGCAGCACGCATTTACGATGGACCCGATGAGGTGCATAAATCGGCTCTCGCAAAAAGTATTTTGAAACAATATGGATTGAAATTTTAA
- a CDS encoding Dabb family protein yields the protein MNRKTFITTASLLSVSAVAAPTSLMKKSKLLHQVYFWLKNPQSTADRDKLIAGIRTLRGIETVRELHIGVPASTEKREVVDNSFSVSELIFFDDVEGQNNYQEHPIHKKFVEECSSLWIKVVVYDTTTV from the coding sequence ATGAACCGTAAAACCTTTATCACCACAGCCTCACTGCTCAGCGTAAGTGCTGTGGCTGCGCCAACATCGTTAATGAAAAAATCAAAACTCCTGCACCAGGTATATTTCTGGTTGAAAAATCCGCAATCAACAGCTGATCGCGATAAGCTTATTGCCGGTATACGCACCTTGCGTGGTATTGAAACGGTTCGTGAACTACACATTGGTGTACCCGCCTCAACTGAAAAGCGCGAAGTAGTCGACAACAGTTTTAGTGTATCAGAACTGATTTTCTTTGACGATGTGGAAGGCCAGAACAACTACCAGGAACACCCGATTCACAAGAAATTTGTTGAGGAATGTTCTTCGTTGTGGATCAAGGTAGTTGTTTACGACACCACAACGGTTTAG
- a CDS encoding serpin family protein — MKRIVLILPLIISFACQDAGVSPDNPPNLRTLSAAEVQVSKSSNDFAFNLFRNLPTPETDNAFISPLSVSMALGMLLNGAEGDVRQSILNTIDFKDYTAEEVNEGFRDLTKLLLSMDRKINFGLANSVWYRNDLTVKNQFSSVIQNHYDGIVKGLDFANPASKDIINQWVESKTNNRIKDLINQINPNEVMFLVNAIYFKGDWTHQFDKSKTKKAPFTTLSGATTQVDMMFSKGVSMKYKSTPDFQLLDLPYGNGQFRFTILMPHEHSGILDLTETINAQAFNSTIHSADSISVELELPKFKMTWKDDLKPSLTKMGMLMVGFPLLFEGPTPPIQVGRVIHQSFLEVNEEGSEAAAATAIGMVFTSVGPSKPTKITIDKPFLFMIREKHSGVILFMGQLTNPASLQN; from the coding sequence ATGAAAAGAATAGTTCTGATTCTACCTTTAATTATTTCGTTTGCCTGTCAGGATGCAGGAGTTTCACCCGACAACCCGCCTAACCTGAGGACACTTTCTGCGGCTGAGGTTCAGGTGTCGAAGAGTTCAAATGACTTTGCGTTTAACCTTTTCAGAAACCTGCCTACACCGGAAACCGACAATGCATTCATTTCGCCACTCAGTGTAAGCATGGCGCTTGGCATGTTGCTGAATGGTGCCGAAGGTGATGTGCGTCAGAGCATACTCAATACCATCGACTTTAAGGATTATACGGCTGAAGAAGTGAATGAAGGATTCAGAGATCTGACCAAACTGCTGTTATCCATGGACAGGAAAATAAATTTCGGCTTGGCTAATTCAGTTTGGTACCGAAATGATTTAACCGTTAAAAATCAATTCTCATCCGTGATCCAAAACCATTATGATGGGATAGTAAAGGGTCTTGACTTCGCCAATCCTGCCTCAAAGGACATCATCAACCAGTGGGTAGAAAGTAAAACCAACAACCGTATTAAAGACCTCATTAACCAAATTAACCCGAATGAAGTGATGTTCCTGGTGAACGCCATCTACTTTAAGGGCGACTGGACGCACCAGTTTGATAAATCGAAAACAAAGAAAGCACCCTTTACTACTTTGAGTGGAGCAACAACCCAGGTTGACATGATGTTCTCAAAAGGTGTGTCGATGAAATACAAATCCACACCAGATTTTCAGTTGTTGGATTTGCCTTATGGCAATGGCCAGTTCAGGTTCACGATTTTGATGCCGCATGAGCATTCAGGCATACTGGATTTAACAGAAACCATCAATGCCCAAGCGTTCAACAGCACTATTCATTCAGCAGACTCCATCAGTGTAGAACTTGAACTACCAAAGTTTAAAATGACCTGGAAGGATGATCTCAAGCCATCCCTCACAAAAATGGGAATGCTGATGGTTGGCTTTCCGCTTCTTTTTGAAGGGCCAACTCCCCCTATTCAGGTGGGTCGGGTAATTCATCAATCGTTTTTAGAAGTTAACGAAGAGGGTTCAGAAGCTGCCGCTGCAACGGCCATAGGAATGGTGTTCACCAGTGTTGGACCTTCAAAGCCAACTAAAATCACAATTGACAAACCCTTCCTGTTTATGATCCGGGAAAAACATAGTGGCGTGATTTTGTTCATGGGCCAGTTAACCAATCCGGCCTCGTTGCAGAACTAA